A genomic stretch from Anoplopoma fimbria isolate UVic2021 breed Golden Eagle Sablefish chromosome 8, Afim_UVic_2022, whole genome shotgun sequence includes:
- the LOC129095115 gene encoding uncharacterized protein LOC129095115, with product MESLSSPFHGSQDSHILEMEEELVRKGSRRKREFIPDEKKDDLYWEKRRKNNEAAKRSREKRRMNDYVLESHLTALKDENNRLSAELMAIKLRFGLVHSAAYAAHQSSQLQHHVHSSTQPITTAHHQSLQRDYYWGGRDSALMPRHPPPHPVFIPAYALHTMRGYSYLNTSGTAGSGLLAPLILPGNLPTYSSHPGAPLLKPIPTRAASDEEGEQQVPGLLSRPCPCSTSQNRLKRAQKLLSTETIHVRLTEGCIYCTD from the coding sequence ATGGAGTCCTTGTCGTCACCTTTCCATGGAAGCCAAGACAGCCACATTTTAGAAATGGAAGAGGAACTGGTGCGTAAGGGATCCCGTCGCAAAAGAGAGTTCATACCTGATGAGAAGAAGGACGACCTCTATTGGGAGAAACGCCGCAAGAACAACGAGGCGGCCAAGCGGTCCcgggagaagaggaggatgaacgACTACGTTCTGGAATCTCATCTCACGGCCCTGAAAGATGAAAACAACAGGCTCAGTGCTGAATTAATGGCCATCAAGCTGCGCTTCGGCCTGGTCCACTCTGCGGCCTACGCTGCTCACCAGAGTAGCCAGCTGCAGCACCATGTCCACAGCAGCACCCAGCCTATCACTACCGCACACCACCAGTCCCTGCAGAGGGACTACTACTGGGGAGGCAGAGACTCTGCCCTCATGCCAAGacaccctcctcctcaccccgtCTTCATCCCTGCATATGCCCTCCACACCATGAGAGGCTATTCATATTTGAACACGTCCGGTACTGCCGGGTCTGGTCTCCTCGCTCCCCTTATCCTCCCTGGAAATCTGCCCACCTACTCATCGCATCCTGGAGCTCCCCTACTGAAGCCCATTCCTACCAGAGCTGCCTCGGATGAGGAGGGGGAGCAGCAGGTCCCGGGCCTGTTGTCCCGGCCCTGTCCCTGCTCCACCTCGCAAAATCGCCTCAAGAGAGCACAGAAATTACTCTCCACCGAGACAATACATGTCCGACTGACTGAAGGGTGTATCTACTGTACAGACTGA